In a single window of the Pongo abelii isolate AG06213 chromosome 1, NHGRI_mPonAbe1-v2.0_pri, whole genome shotgun sequence genome:
- the LOC100442905 gene encoding PRAME family member 22 encodes MSLQAPRRLLELAGQSLLKDQALAISVLDELPRELFPPLFVEAFTSRRCEVLKVMVQAWPFPCLPLGSLMKTPDLDILHYVVDGIDCLLAQNVRPRRWKLQVLELRDVDENFWTIWSGARPLSCSPEAMSKKQTVEDCLSTGEKQPLKVFMDVCLKEISMDEDLRFFSGWVQHRRGSVHLCCTKVVNYSTSIFDFRNILETVYPDSIQVLEIWNICWPRMIVEFSCYLSQMRNLRKLFISDGCRYLLSSDSQKQLVAEFSSVLLRLEYLQMLYIRRGCLFEGYLDQLIRCLKSPLETLALTYGSLEKNDLKCLPRYPSLSQLKQLNLSHGALTFIHLEPLRALLEKVAATLQTLFLVDCGIRDSKLRVILPALSRCSNLTTFCFHGNDISMDALKDLLRHTGRLSNLRLETYPAPRESLDDRGRVVWELLTPIQAELMRILREVRQPNRIFFGPVSCPCCGTSSTEQLEFNLCLWGKPA; translated from the exons ATGAGCCTCCAGGCCCCACGCAGACTCCTGGAGCTGGCAGGGCAGAGCCTGCTGAAGGACCAGGCCTTGGCCATCTCTGTCCTGGATGAGCTGCCCAGGGAGCTCTTCCCCCCACTGTTCGTGGAGGCCTTCACTAGCAGACGCTGCGAGGTTCTGAAGGTGATGGTGCAGGCCTGGCccttcccctgcctccctctgGGGTCCCTGATGAAGACGCCTGATCTGGATATCTTACATTATGTAGTGGATGGGATTGATTGCCTGCTTGCCCAAAACGTTCGCCCCAG GAGGTGGAAACTTCAAGTGCTGGAATTGCGGGATGTTGATGAGAATTTTTGGACCATATGGTCTGGAGCCAGGCCCCTGTCCTGCTCCCCAGAGGCCATGAGTAAGAAGCAGACAGTGGAGGACTGTCTGAGCACAGGAGAGAAGCAGCCCTTGAAGGTGTTCATGGACGTTTGCCTCAAGGAAATATCCATGGATGAAGATCTGAGATTCTTCTCTGGGTGGGTCCAGCACAGAAGAGGTTCAGTACACCTGTGCTGTACTAAGGTGGTGAATTATTCAACGAGCATTTTCGATTTCAGAAACATATTGGAAACAGTATACCCAGACAGTATCCAAGTGTTGGAAATTTGGAACATATGCTGGCCACGTATGATAGTAGAGTTTAGCTGTTACCTGAGCCAGATGAGGAATCTTCGCAAACTCTTCATCTCCGATGGCTGTCGCTACCTGCTAAGCTCTGACAGCCAAAAACAGTTAGTTGCTGAATTCAGCTCTGTGCTCCTCAGACTGGAGTATCTCCAGATGCTTTATATAAGAAGGGGCTGCCTCTTTGAAGGCTACCTGGACCAGCTGATCAG GTGCCTCAAGAGCCCATTGGAGACATTGGCATTAACGTATGGCTCCCTAGAAAAAAACGACTTGAAGTGTCTGCCCCGGTACCCAAGTCTCAGTCAACTGAAGCAGCTGAATCTCAGTCATGGTGCACTGACCTTCATCCATCTTGAGCCCCTCCGAGCTCTGCTAGAGAAAGTTGCTGCCACTCTTCAGACCCTCTTCTTAGTGGACTGTGGGATTAGGGACTCCAAACTCAGGGTCATCCTACCTGCCCTGAGCCGCTGCTCCAACCTCACCACTTTCTGCTTTCACGGCAATGACATCTCCATGGATGCTCTGAAGGACCTGCTGCGCCACACAGGCAGGCTGAGCAATTTGCGCCTGGAAACATATCCTGCCCCTCGGGAGAGTCTTGATGACCGGGGTCGTGTCGTTTGGGAGCTCCTCACCCCAATTCAGGCTGAACTGATGCGTATACTGAGGGAAGTAAGGCAGCCCAACAGGATCTTCTTTGGTCCCGTCTCCTGCCCTTGCTGTGGCACGTCGTCCACTGAGCAACTGGAGTTCAATTTATGCTTGTGGGGAAAGCCTGCCTAG